A stretch of Lathyrus oleraceus cultivar Zhongwan6 chromosome 6, CAAS_Psat_ZW6_1.0, whole genome shotgun sequence DNA encodes these proteins:
- the LOC127095290 gene encoding eukaryotic translation initiation factor 4 gamma-like has translation MKRMREPYEKSKKAKKARLGESSRSRPPVPLAGSPSLSEQVRNNFIRDAGIRLQERLAKEAEERARKEAEEKPRQEEEQRIWKNKEKVVADVAAAAEAEAKAKVDAEEVARIAEEAAAKVNADALTRGEQSNSGFTSSEHVTEKKYGFGKKLFLEGNNEPPKTVLERNNESNDNKHS, from the exons atgaagaggatgcgagagccCTATGAGAAGTCCAAGAAGGCGAAGAAAGCAAGGCTGGGAGAATCCTCTAGGTCAAGACCTCCAGTCCCTCTGGCTGGCTCTCCAA gtctctctgaacaagtccgcaacAACTTTATCAGAGATGCTGGTATTAGACTTCAAGAGCGCTTAGCCAAAGAGGCTGAGGAACGGGCaaggaaggaagctgaagagaaacCACGCCAAGAGGAAGAACAGCGTATATGGAAAAATAAGGAGaaggttgttgctgatgttgcGGCTGCTGCTGAGGCTGAGGCAAAAGCTAAAGTCGATGCTGAAGAAGTAGCTCGTATTGCTGAAGAAGCAGCTGCCAAAGTCAACGCTGATGCACTGACTCGGGGGGAGCAGTCCAACTCTGG ATTCACCAGTTCAGAACACGTAACCGAAAAGAAATATGGTTTTGGAAAGAAATTATTTCTAGAAGGAAATAATGAGCCGCccaaaactgttttagaaagaaacaatGAGAGTAATGACAATAAACATTCTTAA